A stretch of Caenorhabditis elegans chromosome IV DNA encodes these proteins:
- the nssp-45 gene encoding uncharacterized protein (Partially confirmed by transcript evidence), translated as MLFSSKILLPTVFLLLCATTVAVDPLDFLFSSNMARYPRYRPISSSAASITPDLGKRAPPGCVCTEFLGCHGPGCMRRMYPKA; from the exons ATGCTGTTCTCATCGAAAATCTTGCTTCCAACGGTTTTCCTTCTGCTCTGTGCAACAACAGTGGCAGTGGATCCACTTGATTTCCTATTCAGCTCAAACATGGCTCGTTACCCGAGATATCGTCCGATTTCTTCATCCGCTGCATCTATCACACCGGATCTTGGAAAGAG AGCTCCACCTGGTTGTGTTTGCACAGAATTTCTTGGCTGCCATGGACCTGGATGTATGCGTCGAATGTATCCAAAGGCTTGA
- the C10C5.5 gene encoding N-acyl-aliphatic-L-amino acid amidohydrolase (Confirmed by transcript evidence), with the protein MSEEHIAVTRFREYLRVNTEQPNPNYAACRDFLFKYADELGIARRSIETAPGVFLVIMTIPGSQPELPSIMLYSHTDVVPTFREHWTHDPYSAFKDEDGNIFARGAQDMKCVGVQQMEALRNLFAQGIRQWKRTIHLVWGPDEEIFGINGMKGFAKTDEFKKLNLGFSLDEGMPSDDDVYKVFYAERVAWWVKVTFPGNPGHGSQFMENTAMEKLERFLASARKFRNEQKVVLESNPNLTLGDVTTLNVNIVNGGVQFNVIPEKFEAYVDMRLTPHEDFNKIREMLDQWAKNAGEGVTYEFSQYSDQKPISAHTRDNSFWAAFEDSLNQENCKFEKGIMVASTDSRFVRYEGVNSINFSPMINTPFLPHDHNEYLNEKVFLRGLEIYQTIINNLGNV; encoded by the exons ATGAGCGAGGAACATATTGCAGTAACTCGTTTCCGAGAGTACCTTCGTGTTAATACAGAGCAACCAAATCCGAATTATG CTGCCTGCcgtgattttttatttaaatatgcTGACGAACTTGGAATCGCAAGAAGATCAATTGAG acagctCCAGGAGTTTTCCTTGTAATAATGACGATTCCTGGATCTCAACCAGAATTACCTTCAATTATGTTATATTCTCATACTGATGTAGTTCCAACATTCCGTGAGCATTGGACTCATGATCCATATTCTGCATTCAAAGATGAAgatggaaacatttttgctcGTGGAGCACAAGATATGAAATGTGTTGGAGTACAGCAAATGGAAGCTTTAAGAAACTTATTTGCTCAGGGAATCAGGCAATGGAAGAGGACAATTCATTTGGTTTGGGGTCCCGATGaagaaatatttggaattaaTGGAATGAAAGGATTTGCGAAAACCGATGAGTTCAAGAAGCTGAACCTTGGATTTTCATTAGATGAAGGGATGCCATCAGATGATGATGTCTACAAAGTTTTCTACGCAGAAAGAGTTGCGTGGTGGGTGAAAGTAACATTCCCTGGAAACCCTGGTCATGGATCACAGTTTATGGAGAATACTGCAATGGAGAAACTC GAGCGGTTCCTAGCCAGTGCCAGAAAATTTCGCAACGAACAAAAAGTTGTATTGGAGAGTAATCCAAATTTAACACTGGGAGATGTTACGACTTTGAACGTGAATATTGTAAATGGTGGAGTTCAGTTCAATGTGATTCctgaaaagtttgaagctT atGTTGATATGAGATTGACACCTCATgaagattttaataaaatacgTGAAATGTTGGATCAATGGGCAAAGAATGCCGGAGAAGGTGTCACCTATGAATTTTCCCAA TATTCTGACCAAAAACCAATATCTGCACATACTCGAGATAATTCATTCTGGGCTGCATTTGAGGACAGTTTGAATCAAGa aaactgcaaatttgaaaaagggaTAATGGTTGCATCAACAGATTCAAGATTTGTGAGATAT GAAGGAGTAAATTCCATTAACTTTTCCCCAATGATCAACACACCGTTTCTTCCACACGATCACaatgaatatttaaatgaGAAAGTATTTTTGAGAGGTCTCGAGATTTATCAAACAATCATCAACAACTTGGGCAATGtctaa